A DNA window from Actinomycetota bacterium contains the following coding sequences:
- a CDS encoding DNA mismatch repair protein MutT, with protein CRLGREVGTAAYRDPKRRPKTVRYWEMTPAAGTLGAANEVDDARWVPLGEAPMLLSYEHDRRLLDGWHPAVGEVSSR; from the coding sequence CTGCCGGCTGGGCCGGGAGGTCGGGACCGCCGCCTACCGTGATCCCAAGCGGCGGCCCAAGACCGTCCGCTACTGGGAGATGACCCCGGCCGCGGGCACGCTGGGAGCGGCCAACGAGGTCGACGACGCCCGCTGGGTGCCCCTCGGGGAGGCACCCATGCTGCTCAGCTACGAGCATGACCGGCGCCTCCTCGACGGCTGGCATCCGGCCGTGGGGGAGGTGTCGTCCCGCTGA